A DNA window from Camelina sativa cultivar DH55 chromosome 13, Cs, whole genome shotgun sequence contains the following coding sequences:
- the LOC109128362 gene encoding uncharacterized protein At4g02000-like — translation MIGFEYEKLKKVCTNCCCFNHDLAHCPYLAPPAFDDDYLDVPLAPGQEEEVLSVHNSCNGDIKSDQSSAISSYSPISQPPRPASPAPNLEEFLAANPLQCFPSSSSASIKISSDSLFSKTGNPKENYEIGESSKRKKGKQVHMETDRNTRQCRKDPGLRMCLALVFFMLTMVFGSPLGALAMVILMKYALRPAAMNYIVLMVLMRE, via the exons ATGATAGGTTTTGAGtatgaaaaactcaaaaaagtaTGCACCAACTGTTGTTGCTTCAATCACGACTTGGCTCACTGTCCGTATCTTGCTCCTCCGgcttttgatgatgattacCTCGATGTTCCTCTGGCTCCTGGtcaggaagaagaagtgttATCCGTTCACAACAGCTGTAATGGAGACATTAAATCAGATCAGAGCTCCGCAATCTCTTCCTATTCCCCTATCTCTCAGCCGCCGAGACCTGCTTCTCCAGCGCCGAATCTTGAGGAGTTTTTAGCTGCTAACCCTCTCCAATGTTTCCCGTCTTCAAGTTCAGCCTCCATCAAAATCTCATCAGATTCTCTGTTTTCTAAAACTggaaatccaaaagaaaattatgaaattggtGAGAGCTCGAAGAGGAAAAAAGGGAAACAGGTGCACATGGAGACTGATAGGAACACACGTCAATGCAGAAAGGATCCAGGACTGAG GATGTGTCttgctttagttttttttatgttgacaATGGTGTTTGGTTCACCTCTTGGTGCCTTGGCTATGGTTATTTTGATGAAG TATGCTTTAAGACCGGCTGCAATGAATTACATTGTTTTGATGGTCTTAATGAGAGAGTGA